The Streptomyces laurentii region GACCGCTTGGGCCTCGGGTCGGCCGCTCCGCCGACATGTGCGGAAAGCCGCAGGTAGGCGGGCGGTAAGAGGGCGTTAGCGGTACGCAAGCCGGACGGCAAGGGTGGGCGCGACAGTAGTGACGGCACCGAGTGCGGGGCCGTCCGAACTGAACCGGGGGAAGAAGGACCATGCGTACCCACCGTAGGAACTCCAAGAACACCGTCCTCGCCGTTGCCGCCGTCGCCGCGCTGTCGCTGGGACTCACCGCCTGTGGCGGCACGGACGACAAGGGCCGGGACGAGGGTGCCGCGGCCGTCTCCTCTTCCTCCGCCTCCGCGCCCGCCGACGCCCCGGCCGCCCCCGCCGGGCAGGCGTCCGGCACCACGGGCACGACCGGTGCCACCACCGCCGGCACCACCACGACCTCCGGCGGCGCGGCCACCGGCGGCAAGGGCGCGGCTCAGGCCGCCGCCAAGCCCGCGGGCGCGACCGCCGGCAAGACCCCGAGCTGCACCTTCAAGGACGTGAAGGTCACGATGCGGAAGGCCGACGAGGTCCCGACCGAGCACATCGAGCTCACCGCGACCAACACCTCCGGCCGCACCTGCCGCCTCGACGGCTACCCGCTGCTCGCCTTCGGCCAGATCCAGACCGCGAAGGACATCCCGCCGGTCGCGAAGAGCAAGCCGGGCGCGCCGGTCGTCCTGCGGTCCGGCACGGCGGCGTACGCCAACGTGCGGGTCGCCAACGGCGGTGCCCACGAGGACAACAAGGTCGTCACCTCCTTCAGCGTCAACTTCTTCACCGGCAGCGAGCCCACCGAGGGAAGCGTCGACGTCAAGGCCCCGGCCGGCGGTCTCGCCGTGGACGAGGCCGTCGCGAAGACCGGCTACTGGACGTACGAGCTCCGCAACGGCGCCGACGAGTTCTGAGCCGACGAGTCCTGAGCCGGCACGTCGTGGGCCGGCACGTCGTGGGCGACGGGTCCGAGCCCCGCGGGCCGGAACCCGAACGGCCTCCCGTACGTCCCCCACGTCATGAAGGACGGAATCGGTTGTCTCGCCCTCCTGGGCGGCTTCCTGACCGGACTCCTGGCCTGGGGGAGCGGCGCTGGTCCCGCCCTGGCCGGGGGGTTCGAGGGGGAAGGGCGGGACCTCGGCGTGCTCTGGGTGCAGTTGCCGGTGCTGCTGTTCGGTACGCCCGCGCTCGCGCTCGTCGTCTGGGCGCTGCTGCGCGGCCGCCGGCCCGCGCTGCTGGCCCTGGGCCTGGCCGTGACCCTGATCGCGGCCGGCCGGCTGGGCTCGGAGTGGATGGCGACGGCGGGGCCGGCCGTGGTGTACGAACAAGGGGCTTGACGATCTTCGACGCAACGGAGCGAGCCCATGTCGTACCCCGAAGTCCGCTATCAGGGTGAGAGCGGCGAGATCAACGCCTCCTTCCGCCCGGCCGGCACCCCGCCCGAGTTCGTCTCGCCGCGCGGCCAGCGGACGCACTATCTCGCCACCACCGCCTCCACCGACGGGGAGTTCGGGCTCTACAAGGTCGACATGCCGCCGAAGGCGGGCGGGCCGGCCACCCACTTCCACCGCACGATCTCCGAGAGCTTCTTCATCCTCGACGGCACCGTCCGGCTCTACGACGGCGACCGCTGGGTCGACGCGAAGAAGGGCGACTTCCTGTACGTGCCGGTCGGCGGCCTGCACGGCTTCCGCAACGACGCCGACGAACCCGCCTCCATGCTCCTGCTGTTCGCGCCGGGCGCGCCGCGCGAGGAGTACTTCGAGAAGGTGTCGACGGTCGGTGAGATGACGGACGAGGAGCGGGCCGCGTTCTTCGCCGAGCACGACACCTACTGGACCGACTGAGGCCGGTTCCCCTCTTCCGGCGCGGCCGCGAGGCCCGTCTTCGCGCCGGCCCCGCACAGCGGTACGACCGTGGTGCCGGGGCGCGGCGCGGTGGCGCGTACGGCGGCCCAGCAGGCGACGCCGGTCGGCTCCACGTACAGCCCGCGCCGGGCCAAGTCGAGCTGAGCCGACCTGATCTGAGCCTCCGTCACCGTGTGGAAGGTGCCGCCGGTGGCGCGGACCGCGCGGAGGATCTGCGCGGCACGCGGCGGGTTCGGGATGGCGATGCCCTCGGCCAGGGTGGGCCGGGCCGCGGCCGGTTCGGGCAGGTCGTCGGCGCCCGCGTGGAAGGCGGCGGCCAGCGGCGCGACCGCCTCGGCCTGCACCGCGACGAGCGCGGGGCGGCGTTCGACGAGCCCGTGGCCGTACAACTCCTCGACGGCGAGGGCCGATCCGAGCAGCAGGGTGCCGTTGCCGACGGGGACGACCAGCGTGTCCGGGAGCCGGCCGCCGAGTTCCTCCCACAGCTCGTACACGTAGGTCTTCGTGCCGTGCAGGAAGTGCGGGTTGTAGACGTGCGAGGCGTAGAACACCCCGGTTGTGTCGGCGGCTTGGCGTGCCGCGTGCGCCGTCGCCTCGCGGTCGCCGGGGACGACCACGACATGGGCGCCGTGTGCGCGGATCTGCTCCAGCTTCTTCGGCGACGTGCCCTCGGGGACGTACACGGAGCAGTCGAGGCCGGCGCGGGCGCAGTAAGCGGCCACCGCCGTACCGGCGTTGCCGCTGCTGTCGGCGACGACCGCGTCGGGCTGGAGCCGCCGGGCCAGTTCGGCCAGCATGACGGCGCCGCGGTCCTTGAAGGACAACGTCGGGGAGAGGAAGTCGAGTTTGGCCGCGACCGTGTCGGTCAGCGGGACCAGGGGTGTGCGGCCCTCGCCGAGGCTGATGTGCGGGATCTCGGTGGCGAGCGGGAGTGCCTCGGCGTAACGCCACAGTGAATTCACGCGGGACGCAAGGGACGTGAGGTCCACGGGAGCACTGGTGAAGTCGAGGTCCCAGGGGCCCCGGCAGCGCGGGCAGCACCAGGTGAGAGCGGACGCGGGGGAGTGGACCTGGCAGCGGGAGCACACGTAGGTCGTCATGATCGCGAGTCTGTCAGCCGTGTGACGGACGTGTGGCGCGACGCTCGGGACCCTTGTGCGATTCCTATGAATCGGTCAATCTTTCGTCAGCACCCCGGACGTGATGAGCGGCGCGGATCTCTCTGCGCAGACTTGTCATGTTCATGAAGATTTGTTGTCGTCCGTCAATCCGGCACGACCCCGGCACCACCCCAGCCCCGCCCCCGGTGCCGTACCCCCACAGCAGCGCACCACCTATGAGGAGGACCCCTCGCATGTCCGTGATGCGTGACTCGCGCCGCAGGCTCGCCGCGGCCGGCGCCATAGCCGTCGCCGCCCTCGCCCTCGGCTCCCTCTCCGCCGTCCCGGCCACCGCCGCCGGCAGTCCCGCCGAAGGCGTCGTCCTGAACGCCGGCGCGGAAGGGACCGTCGCCGACAGCTACATCGTCACCCTCCGCGACTCCGCCGCCCGCGCGGACTCGCCGCAGGGCCGGGCCGTCGCGACGAAGTTCGGCGCCAAGATCAAGCGGACCTACCGCGCCGCGCTCAACGGCTACTCCGTCGAACTCTCCGAAGCGCAGGCCAAGAAGCTCGCCGCCGACCCGGCCGTGGCCTCCGTCAGCCAGAACCGCCGCTTCACCATCGACGGCACGCAGCCCTCGCCGCCGTCCTGGGGCCTCGACCGGATCGACCAGAAGGCGCTGCCGCTCAACCAGAGTTACGCGTACCCGGACACCGCCGGGCAGGGCGTCACCGCGTACATCATCGACACCGGCGTCCGCATCACGCACAGCGACCTCGGCGGCCGCGCCTCCTACGGCTACGACGCGATCGACAACGACAACACCGCCCAGGACGGCCACGGCCACGGCACGCACGTCGCCGGCACCGTCGCGGGCAACTCGTACGGCGTCGCCAAGAAGGCGAAGATCGTCGGCGTCCGCGTCCTCGACAACTCCGGCTCCGGTACCACCGAGCAGGTCGTCGCCGGCATCGACTGGGTGACCGCGAACGCCGTGAAGCCGGCCGTCGCCAACATGAGCCTCGGTGGCGGGGTCGACACCGTCCTCGACGACGCCGTCCGCCGCTCGATCGCCTCCGGTGTCACGTACGCGGTCGCCGCCGGCAACGAGACCGACAACGCCGCCAACCACTCGCCGGCGCGCGTCGCCGAGGCCATCACCGTCGGCGCGACGACGTCCACCGACGCCAAGGCCAGCTACTCCAACTACGGTGCCGGCCTGGACCTGTTCGCGCCCGGCTCGTCCATCACCTCGTCCTGGAACACCAGCGACACGGCCACCAACACCATCTCCGGTACGTCGATGGCCACCCCGCACGTCGCGGGCGCCGCCGCGCTGTACCTGGCGGCCAACCCGACCGCCAGTCCGGCCCAGGTCTCGACGGCCCTCACCACGGCCGCCACTCCGAACGTGGTGACCAGCCCCGGCACCGGCTCCCCGAACCGGCTGCTCTACACGGGCACCGGCGACACCACGCCGCCCGCCGGCAAGCGCTTCGAGAACAACACGGCCTACACGATCAACGACAACGCGACCGTGGAGTCCCCGATCTCCGTCACCGGGGTCACCGGCAACGCCCCGGCCACCCTCCAGGTCCCGGTGAACATCACCCACACCTACATCGGTGACCTCCAGGTCCAGCTGATCGCCCCCGACGGCTCGGCCTACACGCTGAAGGCGTTCGGCACCGGCGGCAGCACCGACGACATCAACACCACGTACACCGTCAACGCCTCCTCCGAGGTCGCGAACGGCACGTGGAAGCTGCGGGTCACGGACAACTACACGTACGACAACGGCCGGATCAACTCCTGGGCGCTGCAGTTCTGACAGCCCTGAGTGCCTGAGTGCCTGAGTGCCTGAGTGCCTGAGTGGCTGAGCGGCTGAGCGGCCGAGTGGCCGAGTGCATGACGAGGGCGGTCGCCGTGACGGCGACCGCCCTCACTCTTCTTCGTCTTCGTCGAAGGTGTACGGCACCGGCTCGTGCACCCAGCCCGCCGTCAGGACCAGCCGCGACGTGCGGTGTACGGCGAGGAAGCCGAAGGGCCGGTCGAAGTCCACGTCGACCGCCCGGACCAGGTACGGCCGCATCGGCATTCCCGCGCCGACGAGGCCGAACGCCGTCACCGTGGCGGCTTCGAAGCCCTGCGCGCCGAACCGGGCCATCGCCGCCTGGCGGGCCTGCCCCACGGAAAGCGGCGGGTGGTCGGCGACGCCCGGGAAGTGGCCGCGGGTGGCGTCCAGCGCGCTCGACAGGCCGAACACCCCGGGCAGCTCGGTCAGATCGTGGTCGCCGGTGAGCGCGAACGGCGAGGTCGTGACCGAGAGGTACGGCTCGCGCGTCGTGCTGCGGACGGTGCGGACCGTGACGCCCGGGCCGGGCTCGCCCGGCGGCAGCGCCCCGCCCGGAACGGCCCGGTGCACCCCGGCCAGGACGTCGAGCCCGGCGCGCAGCACCGCGCCGCGTTCCGTCTCCTCGGGGCCGAGCAGCAGATGCACGTCCACGCCCGTGTCGCCCAGCACCTTCAGGACGGTCAGCGGGCCGGCACCGGTCTCGGCCACGCCGACCCGGTCGAGCAGGCCGGTGGTGCGATAGAGCCCCACGAGTTCGCGCCCGGCCCACGGGCCGGACTCGGGGAACAGGCCGCCCTCCCGGAAGGGCCGCAGCCAGCTCGTCCGCACCGCCAGCGCGGCGGCGAGCACCAGCTCCGTGGCCGGGTCGACGGCGACGGGCATCGCCGGGATCAGACCGCCCGTGCGCTCGGCCGCCCACGCGTCCAGGAGTTCCTGGTTCGCGGCGTCGTCCGCGCCGAGCCGCCCGAGGGTCGCGTCGGGCAGGCCGGCGGCCCACTCCTGGCGCAGGGTCACCGTCGGCCGGGTCCACAGACCGACGGCCGTGCCGGTGCGGGGGATCCGGCCGAGTCCGGCGAGCAGATCACGGCCCGCGTCCGCCGAGTCCTCGGCGGGCAGGCCGAGGGCGTCGGCCAGTTCGGCGCGGGCGGGACCGTCCGCGCCGTCCGCGAGGAAGGCCAGCAGCGGCCAGACGCCGGCCGCCGACAGGACCGTGTCACCGCCGGGCGGCAGGGCACCGGCCCAACGCGCCGTCAGCCGGTTGACCGCTCGCACCGTCGTACCCCGCAACCCGATCGCCCCCTTGTCCCCGAAACGCGTACGATGCGCGCGCCCGTTCGAATTCGAATTCCCGCCCCTGATGAGGAGCACCGTACTCGTGGACCCCTCCCAGCCGCCGCAGGATTCCCCGGCCCCGCAGCCGCCCCAGCAGCCGGGGCAGGCCTCCCCGGAACCCGCGTCCGGCGCCTCGCCCTGGGCCACGCCCGGGGCTGGTCAGGGTTCCGCCCCGGAGGCCGGGTCCGGGGTCGGGGCGGACCCCGGGGCCGGGGCCGGGTCCGGGGCCGGGCCGGGAGCTGGAGCCGTGCCGGGGGCCGGTCAGGGTCCGGTGCCCGGCCCGTACGGGAGCCCGCCGCCCGGCCCGTACGGGGCGCCGGGCCCGTACACCTCGCCGATGCCCGGCCCGTACGGCCCCTACGGGCCCGGCGTGGGCCCGTACGGGACGCCGCCTCCGGCCGCACCCCAGACCAGCGGGCTCGCGATCGCCTCGCTCGTCAGCGGCGCCGTGTGCTGTCTGCCGCCGCTCGGACTGGTCCTCGGCCTGATAGCGCTGCCCCGGATGAAGAAGAAGCGGCAGCGCGGCAAGGGCCTCGCCATCACCGGCATCGCCCTGTCCGCGGTCTCCAGCCTGCTGATGGTGCTGGCCTTCGCGACGGGCGCGTTCGCCGACTTCTGGCGGGGCTTCCAGGACGGCATGGAGGACGCCTCCTCCTCGGCGTACACCCTGAACCTGGAGAAGGGCGACTGCTTCCTCGCGGACCTCGACTCGCAGGAGCCCGTCGACAAGGTCGACACGGTGCCCTGCACCCGGCCGCACGAGGGCGAGGTCACGGGGCGCTTCAAGGTGAAGGAATTCACCACGTGGCCGGGCGTGAACGTGATCGACCAGATCGCCGAGGAGCGCTGCGGGCAGCTCAACGACGCGTACGCGATGGACACCTGGGACCTGCCCGAATCCGTGGGCATCTACTACTTCGCCCCCGTCAAGGAGAGCTGGCGGGACGGGGACCGCACGGTGATCTGCGCGCTCGTCTCCGACGGGGAGCTCCTCGAACGTTCCGTACGCCAGGACGCGAGCACGCTCGACTCCCAGCAGCTGCACTACCTCAAGACCATGAACGCGGTCGACCAGGCGCTCATGACGGAGCCGGAAGAGGACGCGGACGAGGACCTGGACGTCAACAAGAAGTGGGCCCGCGCGGTGCACAGCGCGGTCACGACGGCGTCCGCCGATCTGCGCGGGCAGGACTGGTCCGACCCCGCCGACTCGCGGATCGCACTGCTGACGAAGGACCTGGACACGGCCGCGCGCAGCTGGCACCGGATGGCCACGGCGGACGACGCGGACGTCTTCTGGGAGGCATATGACGAGGCGTTCGAAGCGCTGTCGATGGAGAAGGAAGTGGCCTCGCGCTCCGCGCTCCACCTCCAGACGGTGCCGCCGGGGGCCGACAGCGAGAGCGACAGTGACAGCGGTAGCGATAGTGGCAGTGGCAGTGGCAGTGGCGACGCCGGCAGCGCGGAGAAGGTCTGACGGCCGGTCCGGGAATTCCGACGGGAGTTCGGTGGCTATACCCGCGGTAAGGGCCCGCGTAAAGGTGAATCATCACTTCGAGTGAAACTTTGGCCCATGCTTGCGGGTGCGCACCCTCGGTTGCAACGCTGTGGCTCACAGTCAAGCTGAGGGGAGTGTCCAGTGACGTTCGGTGACCAGCCCGCTTATCTACGCGTGGCGAGCGATCTCCGGGAGAAGATCGCCAACGGCGCGCTTCCCCCGCACGCCCGACTCCCCTCGCAGGCCCGCATCCGCGAGGAGTACGGGGTGTCGGACACCGTCGCACTGGAGGCGCGCAAGGTCCTCATGGCCGAGGGGCTCGTCGAGGGGCGCTCCGGTTCGGGGACGTACGTGCGCGAGCGGCCCGTGCCGCGCCCGATCGCCCGCTCCGGATACCGCCCCGCCGGCGGGGCCAGCCCCTTCCGCCAGGAGCAGGCGGTCGAGGGGGTGCGCGGCACCTGGGAGTCGGCCAGCGAGCAGGAGCCGGCGACGGCGGTGACCGCCGAGCGGCTCGGCGTCGAGGTGGGGGAGCGCGTGATGCGCACCCGGTACGTGTACCGGGACGGAGGCGAGCCGATGATGCTCTCCACCTCCTGGGAGCCGCTCGCCGTCACCGGCCGGACGCCGGTGATGCTGCCCGAGGAAGGGCCGTTGGGCGGCTGCGGCGTCGTCGAGCGGATGGCCGCGATCGACGTCGTCGTGGACAACGTGGTGGAGGAGGTCTCCGCCAGACCCGGGGTCGCGGGGGAGCTGATGGCCCTCGGCGGGGTGCCGGGCCATGTGGTGCTGGTGATCGAGCGGACGTACTACGCCTCGGGGCGCGCGGTCGAGACCGCCGACGTCGTCGTCCCGGCCGACCGCTACAAGCTGGCGTACCATCTGCCGGTCCGCTGACCGCACCACCCGGAATCCTGGCCGGATACTTTCCTCTTCGTAAAAATCCGTATCCGCTGAGTAAAGGTCGGGCGTAAGCTCGGGCATATGCGGATCGCGATTTCCGGGGCTCGTGGCGTGCGACCGGAGCGGTGGAGGGGGAAGTCCGATGACTGACAGCGGCTCCGACCTGGCCTGGCTGGTCATCCGGCAGGACGACAACGGCAACCGCTACCGCGTCGGCCGGTACGCGACTCAGGACGAGGCGCAGCGGATCGCCGACAGCTTCGACGACCGCGGCCACAAGCAGACCTACTGGGTCGAGCGCATCGGGCAGCCCGCGCTCTGATCCGCCCGAGGTCTACGCTCCGTCCATGACAGAACAGCGCACCGACCCCGTCGTGGTGGTCGCCGGGGCCCTCGTCGACGAGGGCCGGCTGCTCGCCGCGCGCCGCAGCACCCCCGCCGAACTCGCGGGCCGCTGGGAACTGCCCGGCGGCAAGCGCGAACCGGGGGAGAGCTCCGAGGAAGCCCTGGTCCGGGAGCTGCGCGAAGAGCTGGGCGTCGAGACCGAGATCGGCGAGCGCGTCCCCGGTGAGTGGGTGCTCAAGCCCGGCTACGTCCTGTGGGTGTGGGCCGTCCGTCTCCGCTCCGGCCGGCCGGCGCCGCAGCAGGAGCACGACGAGCTGCGCTGGCTGACCCGCGACGAACTGGACTCCGTCGACTGGCTCGACCAGGACCGTCCCGCCGTCGCCGAGGCCGCCGCCCGGCTGCTGCCCGCGAACTCCCCGGCGTCCTGACCCGCGGGCGTAAGGAGTCGCGCCGTCCCGGCATCCCGTACGCCGTTCGTGCCACCCCGTCCCACCCCTGGCGTCGCCGTCGCGATATCCCTTTCCAGATTCGGGTATGTCGGTAGTAACCCCCGAAATAGGACGTGGGTCTCGTGATCGACACCGAAGGCGATTGTGCCGAGTGGCATTTCCCGGCCGAAGCCAATGCCGTGCGCACAGCCCGCCACGCGGTGCGGGACACCCTGCGGACCTGGCGGCTCGACGGCGCGTTCGGGGATGTGACCGTCCTCCTGGTCAGCGAACTGGTGACCAACTCGCTGCGTTATGCCTCCGGCCCCATCGGCGTCCGTCTGGTGCGCCGTCACTCCGACGGGAACGGGTCCGGGAACGGGCATGGATCCGGGAACGGGTCCGGGAACGGGTCCGGTGGCGGGTCCGGGAACGGATCCGGGGACGCCCCCACCCTCCGTGTGGAGGTCTCCGATCCGCTCCCGGAATGGCCCACCACCCGCCTGGCCGGACCCGACGACGAGGGTGGCCGGGGCCTCCAGCTCGTCGCCCGTTCCGCCCGCCGCTGGGGTACACGTGTAGGCGGGACCGGGAAAACCGTGTGGTTCGAGCTCGCCCTCCCTGGTGAGTAAAAAGGGTGGGACGACGATCAGGGGGCCTCGGCCGAAGGCGAACGAGATCACCCTGTGATCGTGAACGTCGTGCCGACCAGGGCCATCGTGCTGAATACTGCGCACATGGCCGGTCCGGTGCGGTGAGCTGGAGGGGACGGTCGCGTGAGCGAGATACCTGAGACGGTGAGCGGGGCGACGCGGGGCGTCGTGTGGCAGAGCAGCCCGCCCGGGTCGATCTATGACTACATCCGGGTCGCGTCCTTCTCGATCGGCCCCGACGGGCTGGTCGACCAGTGGAGCAGACGTGCCGTCGAGCTCTTCGGAGTGAGCGCCGAGGAGGCCCGGGGCAAGGACCCGGTCGAGGTGTTCATGCCCGCGAACCTCCGCGAGCGCGGCCACCGGCGGGTCCGGGAGATCCTGGACGGCAAGGAGTGGACGGGCCTCGTCCCCTTCCGTCAGCCGGGCGAGGAGCAGCCGCACGGCATCGCCGAGATGTACGTGATGCCGAGTGAGACCGAGAACGGCGAGCGGACCGCGCTGTGCATCGTCGTCGACGTCCGCGCCCTGCGCCGGATCGAGACCGACCTCGCCGCCTCGCAGGCGATTTTCGGCCAATCCCCCTTCGGCTTCCTGCTCTTCGGTACCGACCTCACCGTGAAACGGACCAACCGCCGCTTCGCCACGGTCTTCGGCGGCACCACCGACGACCACCGCGGCCGGACCGCGTACGACTATCTCCCCCACGCCGAGGCCGAGCGGCTGACCGCGGCCCTGCGCACGGTCCTGGAGACCGGCGAGGCCGTCACCGACCTGGAGATCGTCGGCGCCGCCCCCGGCACCCGGGACCGGCGCCACTGGTCCATCAACCTCTACCGCGTGCACAGCGGCAGCGGCCGCCCGGTCGGCGTCGCCGGCCTCGGCATCGACGTCACCCGCCGCTACAACGCGGCCCGCGAGGCCGCCAGCGCCCGGCGCAACCTCGCCCTGCTCAACGAGGCCGGCGCCCGCATCGGCACCACCCTGGACCTGCAGGCCACCGCCCGCGAGCTGCTCGACGTCGCCGTCCCCGGCTTCTGCGACTTCGCGGCCGTCGACCTCTACCAGGGGCTGCTCACCGGCGACGAGGCCCCGCCCGGCCGCTGGGGCAGTTCGACCGACGTCGGGTACGGGGGGGCGGGCAGCGCCGAGGTGCGCCGGGTCGCGGTCGCCAGCGCGGTGCCCGACACCCCCGTACGCCTCGGCAGGCAGCGGCACCCCGGCGCGCCGGCCCCGGACGTCCCGCCGTCGCGCGACGGACAGGCGGCCGAGACCACCACGGCCGCCCCGGGGCGGGTTGCCAAGGGCCGGGACGGCGCGGACCCGGCCGCCACAGGCCGGGAGGGCGGGGTCCAAGGCGCCGCGGCACCGGACCGTACGGACAACGCCGTCGCCCCGTTCGCCGGGGACGTGTGCGGCGACCCCGAGCCCATCAAGGTCGGCTCCGTCCACCGCTTCCCCTTCAACTCGCCCTGCGCCGGAGCCCTGCGCACCGGCCGTGTGCACACCGTCCCCGGCCCGGACGGCAGCATCGTCCAGTCCACCCTCGTCGTCCCGATGGTCGCCCACGACACCGTCGTCGGCCTCGCCCAGTTCTCGCGCGCCATGGGCAGCGAACCCTTCGGCACGCGTGACCGCGCCCTCGCCGTCGAACTCGCCGCCCGCGCCGCCGTCTGCATCGACAACGCCCGCCTCTACCGGCGCGAGCACGAACGCGCCCTCATCCTCCAGCGCAGCCTGCTGCCGCCCGGCGACCCCGAGGCCGCCGGCCTCGACATCGCCTGCCGCTACCTCCCCGGCACGGTCGGCTCCGAGGTCGGCGGCGACTGGTTCGACGTCATCGAACTCCCCGGCCACCGCACCGCCCTGGTCATCGGCGACGTCATGGGCCGCGGTCTGCGCGCCGCCGTCGCCATGGGCGAACTGCGCACCGCCGTCCGCACCCTCGCCCAGCTCGACCTCGAACCGGCCGAGGTGCTGTCCCACCTCGACGAGACCGCCCGCGGCCTCGGCGCCCCGGCCGGCGCCCAGCAGTCCGCCCGCGCGCACAAGGCCCGCGGTCCCGAACTGGCCGAGGTCTACCTCGCCACCTGCGTCTACGCCGTCTACGACCCGGTCACCCGCCGGTGTACGTTCGCCAACGCGGGCCATCTGCCGCCCGTCCTGGTCGAGCCCGGCGCGCCGGCCCGGCTGCTCGACGTGCCGCCGGGGATGCCGCTCGGCGTCGGCGGCGAGCCGTTCGAGGAGGTCACCGTCGAACTGCCCGAGGGCGCGCTGCTGGCCCTCTACACCGACGGGCTCGTCGAATCCCGCGACCATCCGCTCGACGAGGGACTGAACGCCTTCCGCAGCGCCCTCACCGGCCCCGACCGGCCGCTGGAGGACGTCTGCGACCACGTCCTGACCACCCTCGACACCGGGCACGGAGAGGACGA contains the following coding sequences:
- a CDS encoding serine phosphatase rsbU (ATP binding site [chemical binding];~G-X-G motif;~GAF domain; cl17456;~Histidine kinase-like ATPase domain; pfam13581;~Histidine kinase-like ATPases; This family includes several ATP-binding proteins for example: histidine kinase, DNA gyrase B, topoisomerases, heat shock protein HSP90, phytochrome-like ATPases and DNA mismatch repair proteins; cd00075;~Mg2+ binding site [ion binding];~PAS domain S-box; TIGR00229;~PAS domain; PAS motifs appear in archaea, eubacteria and eukarya. Probably the most surprising identification of a PAS domain was that in EAG-like K+-channels. PAS domains have been found to bind ligands, and to act as sensors for light and oxygen in...; cd00130;~PAS fold; pfam08448;~Stage II sporulation protein E (SpoIIE); pfam07228;~heme pocket [chemical binding];~identified by MetaGeneAnnotator; putative;~putative active site [active];~serine phosphatase RsbU [Streptomyces sp. PAMC26508]), which translates into the protein MSEIPETVSGATRGVVWQSSPPGSIYDYIRVASFSIGPDGLVDQWSRRAVELFGVSAEEARGKDPVEVFMPANLRERGHRRVREILDGKEWTGLVPFRQPGEEQPHGIAEMYVMPSETENGERTALCIVVDVRALRRIETDLAASQAIFGQSPFGFLLFGTDLTVKRTNRRFATVFGGTTDDHRGRTAYDYLPHAEAERLTAALRTVLETGEAVTDLEIVGAAPGTRDRRHWSINLYRVHSGSGRPVGVAGLGIDVTRRYNAAREAASARRNLALLNEAGARIGTTLDLQATARELLDVAVPGFCDFAAVDLYQGLLTGDEAPPGRWGSSTDVGYGGAGSAEVRRVAVASAVPDTPVRLGRQRHPGAPAPDVPPSRDGQAAETTTAAPGRVAKGRDGADPAATGREGGVQGAAAPDRTDNAVAPFAGDVCGDPEPIKVGSVHRFPFNSPCAGALRTGRVHTVPGPDGSIVQSTLVVPMVAHDTVVGLAQFSRAMGSEPFGTRDRALAVELAARAAVCIDNARLYRREHERALILQRSLLPPGDPEAAGLDIACRYLPGTVGSEVGGDWFDVIELPGHRTALVIGDVMGRGLRAAVAMGELRTAVRTLAQLDLEPAEVLSHLDETARGLGAPAGAQQSARAHKARGPELAEVYLATCVYAVYDPVTRRCTFANAGHLPPVLVEPGAPARLLDVPPGMPLGVGGEPFEEVTVELPEGALLALYTDGLVESRDHPLDEGLNAFRSALTGPDRPLEDVCDHVLTTLDTGHGEDDIALLMARIQGLPSEAVGDWRLPREPRSVGRARELARAQLTAWELEPLVDTVELLVSELVTNALRYGEGEIRLRLLRERTLVCEVWDAGLVQPRRRRAKDTDEGGRGLQLVGLLSAAWGSRRTPRGKTVWFELALPDGEGSAEPTVDQLLSMF